In Pseudonocardia sp. DSM 110487, the sequence TCGCCGTGCGGTCGGCCGAGATCCTGCAGTCGATCACCGAGTCGCTGCAGCCGGCCGGGGATCCGGCGTAACCACCGATGGAGACGACTGGTTCGCGCGTCCTGATCGGCGGAATCGTCCGCAACCGACGCTGGCTGACCCTCGGGTCGGCGATGTACGGAGCCCATCAGATCTGTGAGGCCATGGTCCCCGTGGTGATCGGTGTGATCATCGACCGGGCGGTGGCCACTGGCGACGTCGCAGCGCTCGTCCTCTGGATCGCGGTGCTCGCCGTCCTGTTCGTCGTGCTGTCGCTCATGTGGCGCTTCGGGGCCCGGTTGCTCACCTACGCCGAGGCGGGCGAAGGCTGCACGCTGCGCGTGGAGGTTGCCGGGAAGATCCTGCAGCCGCGCGGTATCCGCATCGATCTGCGGTCCGGCGAGTTGCTGACGATCTCGAGCAGCGACGCCGACAACGCGTCGTACCTGCTGGACTACATCCCCCGGATCGTCGCCTCACTTACGGCCACGACGGTGTGCGCCGTCGCCCTGCTGATGATCAACGTCCCGCTCGGCCTCGGTGTGGTGCTGGGCACCCCGCTGGTACTGCTGTTCCTCCACTTCAGCGCTCCGCTCATCACCCGCCGGATCCAGCACCAGCAGGAGACGGCCGGACGGGCCGCGTCCGTAGCCACCGACCTCGTCTCGGGACTGCGTCCGCTGCGCGGGATCGGAGCGGAGGCTGCCGCCACGCAGCGGTACCGGGACGTGAGCAGGCGCTCGCTGCGGGCGACCCTGCGCGCGGCACGCACCCAGCGCGGTTTCGAGGGGGCCTCCGCGACCATCAGCAACCTGCTGGCCGCGGGCATCGCCATCGCCGCGGGCTGGCTGGCCCTCGACGGCGCGATCAGCGTCGGGCAGTTCGTCACGGTGATCGGGCTCGCCCAGTTCCTCATCGAGCCGCTCGCCCAGCTGACCGTCGTGCCCAGCTGGATCGCGGAGGCCAGGGCGTCGGCCAACCGCGTCGCGATGGTGCTGTCGGCGCCACCGCTCGCGCCGGAGGGGCAGCGCACGCTCGACGCCCCACCCCACGGCCTCGACATCGTGGACCTGCACCACGGGAGCATCGACGGCCTCGACCTCTCGGTGCGGCCCGGGGAGCTCGTCGGTGTGGTCGCACCGCAGGCCGCCGATGCGGAGGCGCTGGTCACCGTGCTGTCCGGGCAGCTCGCGCCGGAAGACTACCGCGGCACCATCGCGGTCGGCGGCACCGATCTGGCCTCTGTGGAGCATCGGGAGGCGCGCGCGGCGCTCCTGGTCGAGCCGCACAACACGGACATCTTCACCGGCACCGTCGGGTCGAACATCCTCGTGAACGACCCACCTGCCGACGCCGCCTTCCTCGACGGCGTGCTGCGCGCGTCGGCAGCGGACGACGTCGTGGACACCCACAGCGGCGGGCTCGACACCGCGGTGTCCGAGCGGGGCGCGAGCCTGTCCGGTGGCCAGCGGCAGCGGGTGGCACTGGCCAGGGCGCTGTTCGCCCAGCCCCCGGTGCTGGTGCTGCACGATCCCACCACCGCGGTCGACTCTGTCACCGAGCACGCGATCGCCCGCGGCCTGGCGGCCCTTCGCCACGGGCCCGAGCACACCTTCACCACGGTGCTGGTGACCTGCAGCCCGATCCTGCTCGCCACCGCCGACCGGGTCGTGGTGGTCGACGACGGCCGGGTGCGCGCCACGGGCACCCACGACGAACTGGTCGAACGCGACGGCGAGTACCGGAAGGCGGTGCTGCGCTGATGAGTTCCGGGCCGACGAGTTCTGAGCCGACGAGTTCTGGGCCGACGAGCTTGCTTCCCATCGCGGGCGCGCGTGAGTCGTGGTCGTGGCTGTTCGCCGAGCTGCGCAACCACATCGGGCTGACCGCGGGCACGCTGGTGGTCGGGGTCGTCGCGGCGGCCGCGGCGGTGCTGCCGGCGTACGTCTTCGGCGAGCTCGTCGACCGGGTCCGCGGGCAGGAGCCTGCATCGTCGATCGTGACCATCTCGATCGTCCTGGTCGTCGCCGCGGTCGTCGGCGGCATCAGCTCGGGCGCGACGACCTACCTCACGAGCAGCCTCGGTGAGAGGGTGCTGGCCACGCTGCGCGAGCGCGTCGTGCGGCGCGCGCTCACGCTGCCGACCGCCGTGATCGAGAAGGCGGGCAAGGGCGATCTGTTGTCGCGCATCGGCGACGACGTCAACACGATCGGCCGCGCGGTCACCGACGTGCTGCCGAAGGTCATCTCCTCGCTGCTGATGGTCGTGCTCGGCATCGTCGCGATGACCGGGCTGGACTGGCGGCTCGGGCTCGCCGGGCTGGCCGCGATCCCGCTGTACGTGCTCGGTCTGCGGTGGTACCTGCCGCGGTCGGCGCCGATGTACGCCGACCAGCGCAAGGCGGTCGCGGCCCGCTCCCAGGCGTTGATGGAGAGCATGCTCGGCTCCAGGACAGTGCACGCCTACGGCCTGGAACGGCGGCACCTCGCCGAGATCGACGGCGCCGCCGTCCGCGCCCGGGATCTGTCGATCGGGATCGTCACGCTGTTCACCCGGTTCGTCGGCCGCACCAACCGCGCCGAGTTCGTTGGCCTCTCGGTGATCCTGGTCGTCGGGTTCCTGCTGGTCCGGGAGGGGATGGTCACCGTCGGTGCGGCGACGGCCGCCGCGTTGCTCTTCCACCGGCTCTTCGATCCGGTCGGCACCGTGCTGCACAGCTTCGACGAGGTGCAGTCGGCGGGCGCCGGCCTGGCCCGGCTGGTGGGAGTGGTGGGCATCCCCGAGGAGGATCGGGCCGCGCTCAAGGTGGCCCGGCTGCCCGCGGGCTCCTCGCTCGAGCTGACGGAGATCGAGTTCGGTTACGAGCCCGGCGTTCCGGTGCTCCACGGCGTGAGCCTGCGGCTCGAGGCGGGGGAGCGGGTCGCACTGGTCGGTTCCACCGGGGCGGGGAAGACCACCCTCGCGGCCATCGCCGCCGGGCTGCTCGTGCCGTCCGGCGGCTCGGTGCGGCTGGGCGGGGTCCCGTTGCGTGACCTCACCGCCGACCAGGTGCGCGGCCAGGTGGCGATCGTCAGCCAGGAGGTGCACGTGTTCGCCGGGCCGCTGGCCGACGACCTCCGGCTGGCCCGCCCGGACGCCACGGCCGACGACGTCCGCGCGGCACTGGCGCGCGTCGACGCGCTCGGCTGGGTGGACGCGCTGCCCGAGGGCATCGAGACGCCCGTGGGTGAGGGTGGCCGCGCCCTCACCGCGGCCCAGGCGCAACAGCTCGCGCTGGCCAGGCTCGTGCTGCGCGATCCAGCGGTCGCGATCCTCGACGAGGCCACCGCCGAGGCGGGGAGCCTCGGCGCCCGCGGGCTGGAGCAGTCCGCGGCGGCGGCGACGGCCGGCCGCACGACATTGATCGTCGCCCACCGGCTCACCCAGGCCGCTGCGGCCGACCGCGTGATCGTGCTCGAACACGGCCGCATCGTGGAGGCCGGCCGTCATTCCGAACTCCTCACGACAGGTGGGCGGTACGCCCAGCTCTGGGGCGCGTGGCGGTCACGAGCCACGGCCGATCACTAGCTCGCCGCAAGACCTGGCGAAAGGACTGTGGGACAGGCATGACCATCGAGCGGGACTCCGGAGTCGACACCCTGGCCGAACGTCTCGAGGCATTGGCCGAGTGGAACGACTCGACGCCGCCGTCGAACACCACCACCGTCGCCGAGATGTTCGACCGGGCGGTGCGGGAGCATCCGGACGCGCTGGCGCTGGTCGACGGCGCGGCGGGCGTGCAGCTCACCTACACGGAGCTGGCCGAGCGGGTCGACCAGCTCGCGCACCATCTCCTGGACCGTGGGCTCGCCGCCGAGCAGGTCGTTGCCGTGCACCTCCCGCGGTCGGCGGAGATGGTCGTCTCGATGCTGGCGATCATGGTGGCCGGTGGCGCCTTCGTGCCGGTCGATCCGGAATGGCCCGAGCAGCGCCGCACGCAGGTGCTCGACGACGCCGGCGCGGTGCTGATGGTGACCGGCCCAACTGAGAGCACACCAGCCGACCCCGCGCCGCTCGTGCCCGCAGCGGTGGTCGACCTCGACGCGTGGGCGTACGCGGACCTGCCCACCCGGCCGCCCGCGGTGCGGATCGAGCCCGGCCGACTGGCTTACGTGATGTTCACGTCCGGGTCGACGGGCAAGCCGAAGGGCGCCATGATCCGGCACGAGGCGATCTGCAACCGGCTGCAGTGGCAGGTGGAGAAGATCCTCGGCTTCGGGCCGGGGGACGCCTCCCTGTTCAAGGCGCCGCTGTCGTTCGACATCTCGGTCAACGAGATCCTGCTGCCGCTGGTCTCCGGCGGCTACGTGGTCATCGCAGAACCCGGTGGCGACCGCGACCCGCAGTACCTCCTCGACCTCATCGCCACCGAGGGCGTCACGTTCGTCTACCTCGTCTCCTCGATGCTCGACGTGCTGTTGGAGATGGCGCGCGGCACCGCGAAGCTGGACGGGCTGAAGCACGTCTGGTGCGGCGGCGAAGTACTGACGCCGGAGCTGTTCGAGCGGTTCCGGAGCCAGCTGACGACCACGCTGTACCACGGGTACGGCCCCGCGGAGGCGACGATCGGCGTCTCGCATGTGATCTACCGCGACAACGCGGAGCGGATCGCCACCTCGATCGGGCGGCCCAACCCCAGCACCCAGCTCTACGTGCTCGACGAGACCCTGCGCCCTTTGCCCGTCGGCGTCGGTGGTGAGCTCTACGCGGGCGGGTTCCTGCTCGGTCGCGGCTACGTCAACGCGCCTGCCCTGACGGCGTCCCGGTTCGTCGCGAACCCGTTCGCCGCCGACGGTTCCCGCCTCTACCGCACCGGTGACCTGGCGCGGTGGCATGCCGACGGGTCGCTGGAGTTCCTCGGCCGCGCCGACAACCAGGTGAAGATCCGCGGGATGCGCCTCGAGCTCGAGGAGGTCGAGGCGGTGCTGGCCACCCACCCGGCTGTCCGGCAGGCGGTCGTGACGGCGCGGGAGACCACCGCAGGCGCGAAGTACCTGGCCGGGTACGCGCTCGCCACCGCCGTGACGGAGGAGGAGCTCCGGCGGTGGTGTGCCGACCGGCTGCCCGAGTACATGGTCCCCAGCACCTTCACGGTGCTGGACGCGTTCCCGCTGACGCCGAACGGGAAGGTGGACCGGGGCGCCCTGCCTGAACCCCGGCGGGAGGGCACGCGCGGGCGCGCTCCGCGCACCCCGCGCGAGCGGACGTTGTGCGCGATCTTCGCCGAGGTGCTCGGGCTCACCGAGGTGGGCGCCGACGACGACTTCTTCGCGCTGGGTGGCGACAGCATCGTCGCGATCGGCGTGGTCAGCAGGGCCCGGCGGGCCGGGCTCGTCCTGCGGCCGCGCGAGCTGTTCGAGCTGCGCACCCCCGCGGCGCTGGCGCTGATCGCCGGTGACGTCGCCGAGGGGCGCCCCGCCACCGTCGACCCGGTCGGCGAGCTGCCGGCCACCCCCGTCGTCGAGTGGCAATGGGAGACCGGCCCGTCGGCGGGCTTCTACCAGTCCATCGCCGTGCACATCCCGGCCGCGCTCACCCTCGACCGCCTCAGCGAGATGGCCGCGGCGC encodes:
- a CDS encoding ABC transporter ATP-binding protein yields the protein METTGSRVLIGGIVRNRRWLTLGSAMYGAHQICEAMVPVVIGVIIDRAVATGDVAALVLWIAVLAVLFVVLSLMWRFGARLLTYAEAGEGCTLRVEVAGKILQPRGIRIDLRSGELLTISSSDADNASYLLDYIPRIVASLTATTVCAVALLMINVPLGLGVVLGTPLVLLFLHFSAPLITRRIQHQQETAGRAASVATDLVSGLRPLRGIGAEAAATQRYRDVSRRSLRATLRAARTQRGFEGASATISNLLAAGIAIAAGWLALDGAISVGQFVTVIGLAQFLIEPLAQLTVVPSWIAEARASANRVAMVLSAPPLAPEGQRTLDAPPHGLDIVDLHHGSIDGLDLSVRPGELVGVVAPQAADAEALVTVLSGQLAPEDYRGTIAVGGTDLASVEHREARAALLVEPHNTDIFTGTVGSNILVNDPPADAAFLDGVLRASAADDVVDTHSGGLDTAVSERGASLSGGQRQRVALARALFAQPPVLVLHDPTTAVDSVTEHAIARGLAALRHGPEHTFTTVLVTCSPILLATADRVVVVDDGRVRATGTHDELVERDGEYRKAVLR
- a CDS encoding ABC transporter ATP-binding protein, whose product is MLPIAGARESWSWLFAELRNHIGLTAGTLVVGVVAAAAAVLPAYVFGELVDRVRGQEPASSIVTISIVLVVAAVVGGISSGATTYLTSSLGERVLATLRERVVRRALTLPTAVIEKAGKGDLLSRIGDDVNTIGRAVTDVLPKVISSLLMVVLGIVAMTGLDWRLGLAGLAAIPLYVLGLRWYLPRSAPMYADQRKAVAARSQALMESMLGSRTVHAYGLERRHLAEIDGAAVRARDLSIGIVTLFTRFVGRTNRAEFVGLSVILVVGFLLVREGMVTVGAATAAALLFHRLFDPVGTVLHSFDEVQSAGAGLARLVGVVGIPEEDRAALKVARLPAGSSLELTEIEFGYEPGVPVLHGVSLRLEAGERVALVGSTGAGKTTLAAIAAGLLVPSGGSVRLGGVPLRDLTADQVRGQVAIVSQEVHVFAGPLADDLRLARPDATADDVRAALARVDALGWVDALPEGIETPVGEGGRALTAAQAQQLALARLVLRDPAVAILDEATAEAGSLGARGLEQSAAAATAGRTTLIVAHRLTQAAAADRVIVLEHGRIVEAGRHSELLTTGGRYAQLWGAWRSRATADH